The following coding sequences lie in one Zingiber officinale cultivar Zhangliang chromosome 2B, Zo_v1.1, whole genome shotgun sequence genomic window:
- the LOC122048898 gene encoding uncharacterized protein LOC122048898: MTSKRKILPRIRRRFSFHYVPAAVYAGLYAKQKQVVIIPDSSKASEITNSPSSNLMELGNPSSVPDSSTTSEALEVTMSPGPNLMELGNPRCVHLADGLIIQAVAADAAAQSPKNGANFDCPVSRELNQNPCLKSIPNHGKLYEFVAMKYDTSRSDIVSCNSCSTESSYC; the protein is encoded by the exons ATGACGAGCAAACGTAAGATTCTTCCCCGCATCCGTCGCCGCTTCAGCTTTCACTATGTCCCAGCTGCTGTTTACGCCGGTTTATACGCGAAGCAAAAACAG GTTGTCATCATACCTGATTCATCAAAAGCATCGGAAATAACCAATTCTCCCAGTTCAAACTTGATGGAATTAGGGAATCCTAGCTCTGTACCTGATTCTTCGACAACATCAGAAGCATTGGAAGTTACCATGTCGCCCGGCCCAAACTTGATGGAATTAGGGAATCCTCGCTGTGTTCATTTGGCAGATGGACTTATCATTCAG GCTGTTGCTGCTGACGCAGCTGCTCAATCTCCTAAGAATGGAGCCAACTTTGATTGTCCCGTATCAAGAGAG CTTAACCAAAATCCATGCTTGAAGTCGATCCCAAATCATGGCAAATTATATGAATTTGTGGCTATGAAGTATGATACAAGTAGAAGTGATATTgtttcatgcaattcatgctCCACTGAGTCCAGTTATTGTTGA